The following are encoded together in the Culex pipiens pallens isolate TS chromosome 1, TS_CPP_V2, whole genome shotgun sequence genome:
- the LOC120427222 gene encoding uncharacterized protein LOC120427222 encodes MRSLHSLLAALAAVLLLVTAMVHATPVLLDKLFGFAAYQPSYSGGGGGGGYGGNQYGYYGGGGGAVSRTAKPRPKGRSYKEICRVLNPTPYALPGSIPAAGAPFCPY; translated from the coding sequence ATGAGGTCGCTCCACTCGTTGCTGGCAGCCCTGGCCGccgtgctgctgctggtgaccGCGATGGTCCACGCGACGCCGGTTCTGCTGGACAAGCTGTTTGGCTTTGCGGCGTATCAACCGTCGTATTCCGGTggaggtggtggtggcggtTACGGTGGAAACCAGTACGGATACTACGGCGGTGGGGGTGGAGCGGTCAGTAGGACGGCGAAACCCCGACCCAAGGGACGGTCGTACAAGGAGATCTGCCGCGTGCTGAATCCGACGCCGTACGCGCTGCCCGGAAGTATACCCGCGGCCGGGGCGCCCTTTTGTCCGTACTAA